From the Lysobacter soyae genome, the window GCAAAAAGCCCGGGTAAACGCGACGACCGGCGCCGGGGTAATTCGCGGGGACGACATGGATGACGTTTTGTTCAAACCAACTGAAGGGATGGCGCGTTGCCAAATTGTTGACCGACGTCGGCGAGCGGCGTGTATCAATCGGGCCGCCCATCATGATCAATGAATTCGGCGTGTCCTCACCGCGCGCCGCCATCAGCGATACGGCGGCGAGTGTCGGCACCGTCGGTTGGCAGACACTGATGACATGCAGGTCGTCAGCACCGATGACGCGAATGAATTCCTCGACATACTTCACATAGTCGTCGAGCGAGAACTCACCTTCACCGACGGGAACCATGCGTGCATCAACCCAGTCGGTGATGAACACGTTGTGGTCCTGCAGCAAGCTGCGCACGGTGTCGCGCAACAACGTGGCGTGGTGGCCTGAGAGCGGTGCAACCAACAACACGTTGGGGGAGTTCATCAAACGCTCGACCGTTTGCGCATCGTCTGACAGTCGGTTGAAATGCTCGAGTTTGCAAAACGGTTTCGAGGCGACCGTGCGCTGCAGGACAGCGCACTCCCGGCCGTTGACTTCAACGCGGTCGATGTCGAAGCGCGGCTTTTCGTAATCCTTGGCCAAGCGGTGAAACAGTTCGAACCCTGCGGCGGTGCGGTCGGCCCACGGCAGTTGCGACATCCAACTCCCTTGTGAGGAATACATTTGTGCGCCGGCATCCGCGAGGAAAGTCCACGGTTGCAACCAAGCGCGGGTGTATTCGTTCAATTGATAAAACATGCAGTTCTCCGCTTGTGCAATGCAGCATAACGCACTGGGATGAAGGTTTTCGTGCGCGGATTCACCGTTTTTCCAGTCCGGTCAGCGGATGGTCGGCATGAATCCAACAATGTGCCCCGAGCGATTGCATGCCCAGTGCCGTCAGCCGGCGGGTGTAGAACGCCGCGGGTCGCTGATAGAAATCGTGGAAGTCGCCTTCCACCGCATCGCCGCGCACAAAGGTCGGCAGGCATAGGATGCCGCCGGTCAATTCGACCAGCCCCGGTAGGCCGCGGTCGATTTCTCGCGGAGTCAAATAGTGCAGGACGTCGGAGCACACCACCAGATCCGCGGGCGGGCAGGGCCGCAACAGTTCGAAGTCACCGAACCGGGCAAAGTGGATATTCCTGCGGGCACCGAAGGTTTGTACGGCGTACTCACTGGCATCAAATCCCAAATAGTCCGCCTTCGGCCGCAGACGCTTCACGATCGGCTGCCAAGGGGCCTCGCCACAACCGATGTCCAAGACGCTGCGCAGCGGTCGTTCCAGATGGTATTCGGCCATCGCCACTGCCAAGGCGACCAGGCGCGCCACTTCCGCACGTGCGCCGATATCGCTTTTGCGATACCAGCGGTCGAAGTATTTCTTGTCGTAAATTTTGGGGGACTTGCGCATGCAGCCTATGATGTCCACTTCTCTTCGGAAGAATAGTTTATGGCGACGTCCTATCTCTTGATCAAAACCGCCCACTTGGTCTTCGTGATCGCCTTCATGTCTTGCGTCTTTTACCTGCCGCGCATCTTGGTCAATATCGCGGAAGCGGGAGATGCACCGGCCGTGCGCGAGCGCTTGGTATTGATGGGGCGTCGCTTGTACCGGTTCGGACACCATATGTTCGGCATCATGGTGTTGCTCGGGCTGTGGCTGTGGTTCGGCTACAAGATCCAAGGCGGTTGGCTGCATGCCAAGTTGGTGTTGGTCGCAGTGATGCTCGCTTATTTCATTTGGGCCGGCCGACTCGTCAAGCGTGCTGCCAGCGGCGGTGCATTGCCCTCCGCGAAGACCCTGCGTTGGATCAACGAGCTACCGGTCCTCATCTTGGTGGGCATCGTGTGGCTGGTGCTCGCCAAGCCGTTCTGACCCTCAAACCAGCTTGACTTGGGGTTGTTCCGCCATGCGATGCACATCGTGCACCGCATAGCCTTTGCGGCGATCCGGAAGCTTCAAGAACTCGGGGTGTTCCAAGGTCATCCGCGTATCGCGCAAACCGCTCTCCCAGTGCTCGTGCATTGCAAATCTGCCAAACGCATAGTCCTTGAAGTTTTCCTCATGTGACTTCGCCTGATAGATGAAATGCACGATGTTGAAAACCCGATCGTCCAGCCAAGGTGCCAAGGCATCTTTCAATTCATCAGGGACTTTTCGGTCGGGCAATCGCTGGATCAAATCGCCCAGTGCCGTGCGCAGATGTTGGGTGCGCGCGACCATGTCAGTGCCATGACGCGTTCTGCTGGAATACTGAATATCCTTCTGGCGCTCGAGGACTTCCAGCATGGTGGTCGGCATCGGTCCGCGTGCGCTCCAAAGATCGACCTGCAAGGCGAGCGTGTCCTCGCGCGGCCATAGATCCAACACATATTCGAGCGGGGTATTGGAAATCAACCCGCCGTCCCAATAAGCGACCCCATCGATTTCAATGGCGGGAAATGCCGGCGGCAACGCACCCGACGCCATGATGTGCTCCGGGGTCATGCGCGTTTTGCGACTGTCGAAATAGCGGAAATTGCCGGTAGTGACTTCGGCTGCGCCGACGGTCAACCGACAGCTGTCTTTGTGATTGATGCGGTCGAAGTCGACGCAGCGTTCAAGCGTTAGCTTCAAACTCGATGTGTCGTAAAAGCTGGTGGCTGCCTCGCCGCCACTCAAACTCAAGAACGGGGAAATAGGCCGCGATTCAAAGAACCCCGACTGACCGTTCAACATTGCCGCGCCGGCACTCAAGGCGGCCGCCCAAGCGTGGGTGAAATCAGTCTGAGGCATGGCCGACAACAGACTCCGGATATAGGTGGCCGGCATGGCGAGTGCCTCACCGGGCTGGCTGACCTGTTCCCAAAAACGTCTGAGTTGCGGGATCCGTTCTTCGGCGGGGTTGCCCGCGATGATTGCCGCATTGATGGCGCCGATGGAAATGCCGGCCAGCCAATTCGGCATCACGCCGGCCTCGGCCAAACCCTCGTAAACGCCGCACTGGTAGGCTCCCAGCGCGCCGCCGCCTTGCAGCACCAATGCAATGGTCGGGTAATCGGCGGCAGCCGCGCGAATGCGCTGCAGCCGCTCCTCGTGCTTAGTTGATGTGCCAGCCATGGCTGACGATGATGCTTTGTCCGGTCAGCGCATTGGTTTCGAACGCTGCCAGGAACAATGCGACATTCGCGACGTCATCGACCGTGGTGAATTCACCGTCGACGGTTTCCTTCAGCATGACGTTCTTAATGACTTCTTCTTCGCTGATGCCGAGCTCTTTCGCCTGTTCCGGAATCTGTTTGTCGACCAAGGGCGTGCGCACGAATCCCGGGCAAATTACATTGGAACGGATCCCGAGCTTGCCGCCTTCTTTGGCGATCACGCGGGCGAGACCGAGCAGGCCGTGTTTGGCAGTGACATAAGGTGCCTTCAGCGGCGAGGCTTCGTGCGAGTGCACCGATCCCATCATGATGATCGCGCCACCAGCCTTGCGCCGTTCCATGTCGCGCATGCATTCACGCGCTGTCAGGAATGCGCCGTCGCAATGGATGGCCAACATCTTTTTCCAATCGTCGAAGGCGAAGTCGGTGATCTTGTTAATGATCTGGATGCCCGCATTCGACACCAACACGTCGACTTTTTTCCATTGGGCAACGACTTTCGCGATGCCGTCGATGACTTCCTGTTCCTGGGTGACGTCCATCGCAACCGCCAAGGCTTCGCCGCCGGCAGTGCGAATTTCTTGTGCAGTGGCTTCGGCGGCTTCGATCTTGAGATCGGCAATGGCAACGCGCGCGCCTGCAGCGGCATAGACCTCGGCTATGCGTTTGCCGATACCGCTAGCCGCACCGGTCACCACGCAGACCTTGTCCTTCAATGATGTGTTCATGAGTGCTCCTTGCGAATCCTCTATTTTCCGTGCCGCACTGGAAGCGGGATGTGAAGTGATCAGCGCTTGACCGGCGTCTCGAATACCTTTGGATCGGGCAACGCAACCGGCACACCTTGAACACAGGCCGTCTTCGCGCACAAGGCGGCACGCAAGCGCGGATTTGCTTGCAGGAGCAAATGGAAGATCGTGTTCTCTTCGATGTTGCCGCGAACCGCCGACGCTTGCGCGCCCCACGCCCAGACGCCGACGTCATCGCCGCCGTGTGTTTCGGCACTCATCGGGACCAATGCCTCCTGCATGTAGTCAGGATCTTCGGTATTGACCGACTCCAGATTCGGCCGCGCAGCCACCGGCCGTTGATAGCCGCTGGCATAGTGCTCGAACTTCTTCGGCCCTTCCGGTTGTTGATCGGTGGCGCCGACATTGCCCGGGCCGTTCGCGTACACCAAGGTGGTGTAGGTCAGGCCGGTGGCATCGCGCGCGAATTGTGCGGGATCGCCGCCTTCGCCGCTGCCGCCTTTGACTTTGCCCAGGATGGGATTGCCGCGGGTCGGGTAGCCGACAAAGCTCAGCGAATGCGAGTGGTCGGCGGTGACAATCATCAACGTGTCTTCGGGATCCGACATGGCCTGAGCGGCCCAAACGGCATCCGACAACGCGACGGTATCGGACAATGCGCGGTACGCGTTGCCGGCGTGGTTGGCGTGATCGATGCGACCGCCTTCGACGAGGAGAACGAAGCCATTGGGGTTGTTCTTCAGACGTGTAATCGCCGCACGCGTCATCTCTGCCAGTGAAGGTTCACCGGCGCCATCCTGTTTGCGGTCATGTTCGTACTGCATGTGGCTTGGCTCGAACAGCGCGAGCAGTGCGCCGGTCTTCGGGGCGTCTTGCAATTGTTTTTCATTCCAGACGAAGTTGCCGTCGGGGTGGCGCGCTTTCCATTCGGCGATCAAATCTCGTCCATCCAGACGGGCGCCCACTTTGTCGTCGTACTCGGGATCAGTTTGTTGCGCGGGCATGAACTGTGCACGGCCACCGCCCATCAAGACGTCCGGTCCGTTGCCGAAATCCGTTTCCACCATTTGCCGGGCGATATCCACGCAACCGGCCTCACGGGCATCGCCCTTCAGATCGGTATCGTCTTCCCAGTTGCGATCCGCGCTGTGGCTGAAGGTCGCGCCGGGCGTCGCATGCGTCACGCGTGTGGTTGTGACGACCCCCGTCGCCAAGCCACTTGCGGCAGCCAGCTCCCAAAGCGTCAAGAGCGGCGCCTTGCGTGCCGCGCTGCAGTCACCGCGCGCCGCGGATTGTCCGATGCTCAACACGCCGAGTCGCGTCTTGGCACCCGTTGCCATGGCCGACATCGTGCCGGCGGAGTCGGGTGTCTGCGAGTCGGTGTTGTAGGTGCGACTCAAGCCGGTGTTGGACCAGTTCTCCCAACTCAGGCGGTTCTCTTCGCCGCTGCCGCCTTTGCGTTGACCTTCAAAAATTCTTGCTGCGGCGACAGTGGTCAAACTCATACCATCGCCAATAAACAGGATCAGGTTCTTGGCTTTGCCGCGCGATGCGCCCAAACGGGCCGCTTCAGCAGCACCATTGTTGAACCACCAAGCCGCGCTTTCACCGGCAGGACGCTCAATCACCGGCACTGCGATCTCGACCGCCGCGCCGGTGGAAGCGGTTCCCGAAGTCGCGGTTGTGGCGCAAGCGCCCAGCAGGGTGGACAGGCAGGCAAGTGTGATGGGTTTCAAAAGATTCATCGCTGTCAACCGTCTGGAATGCCTCCATTATCACGATTTGCCGTGTCGATCGCCTGCGTGATGATTCGTTCAATGCAGGTTGCCCCGGTCTCCGCTATTGTTTGACTTTCCGTTTTCGCAAGGCGCCGTCCGATGGCTTGGTGGTTCCGAATTCCGTTTTGGCAGCGCGTGGTTGCCGGTTTTGTCTTGGGCATGTTGGCGGGTTGGGCGTTCGGCGAAAACGCCGTTACTTGGTTTGGGCCGCTGGGCGATGTCTACGTCAACCTGATCAAAATGATCGCCATCCCGCTGGTGTTCTTTGCGGTGGTCAGTGCGGTCAGTTCCCTGCATGGTCAAAAATCCATCGCTGCTTTGGGCGGGCGAACGTTCTTGTGGTTCGCGATCACGGCCGTCCTGGCCGTCACCGTCGGATTGGTGTTCGGTTGGATTTTGAAGCCCGGGGTTGGCGTCGACGTGGCCAGCCTGCAGGTGGCCGCAGACTACAAACCGAAAAACGTGCCGGGTCCGCTTCAAGTGCTGTTGAATTTGGTGCCAGAGAATCCCTTCCGGGCGATGGCGGCGTTGGGGTCGGGTAAGACCGCGGATGGTCAATCGATCATCGTGCCGAGCAACTTCACGGTCCTGCAAGTGATTTTCTTTGCGGGATTGATCGGTTTCGCCTTTGTGAAACTGGGTGCGAAGACGGCCGGCGTGCGCGACATCTTCAAACAATCCAGCGAAGTGATGATTCAAGTCACGCGCTTTGTCCTTGAGTTCACGCCCATCGGTACCTTCGGTTTGATCGCGGCGTTGGTCGGCGGTTATGGCTTTGAACAACTGATCCCGCTGGGCAAGTTCGTGATTGCCTTGTATGCCGCCTGCGCGTTCCACATTGTTTTTGTCTACACCGGTCTGTTGATCGCGCACGGCTTGAATCCTTGGAAGTTCTTCAAGGGCGCTGCGCCGGCCATGCAAGTCGCTTTTGTGGCGTCCAGCAGTTTCGCTGCGTTGCCGATGTCCTTGCGTTCCGCCACTGACAACCTGGGCGTCAACAAGGACTATGCGAGCTTTGCGGTGCCGCTCGGCGCGAGCATCAAGATGGACGGTTGTGGCGCCATCTATCCGGCGTTGTCGGCGGTGTTCATTGCCCAATACATGGGCATCGATTTGTCGCCGGGCCAATACTTCATCATTGCCTTGGCATCGGTGTTGGGTAGTTTCGGGACGGCAGGTGTGCCGGGTACTGCGGTGATCATGGCGACGGTGGTCTTGAGCTCGGCCGGCTTGCCCTTGCACGCTATCGGCATCTTGTATGCCATCGACCGCATCCTGGACATGATGCGCACGATGACCAACGTCACCGGTCAGGTGTTGATTCCGGTCCTGGTGGCGAAAGAAACCGGATTGCTCGATCAAGCGGTGTACGATTCGGCGCATGTGCACGTCGGGATGGAAGAACAAGAAGGCGCCTGAAACAGGCGCGGTGTAACGGAGAAACAAGATGGCCACCGGTTGGGCAGGCGACGGCGCCGTTCAAGACCAAATTGATGCGACGGTGAAAGACGCGATCAAACGCGCGCGTCAGCAATTGCCCACCGGTCCCGGTCTCGAGCACTGCGAATCGTGTGATGCGCCAATTCCGGAAGCGCGACGCAAAGCCATTCCCGGCGTGCGCTTATGCGTGCCTTGCCAGGAAACGGTTGATTTGGAAAACGCCACCGACGGCGGCTACAACCGTCGCGGCAGCAAAGACAGTCAGTTGCGCTGATTCAAGAAATACGCAGCAGGGTGAGCAAGCCCTGCGCTTGTTTCATTCGGCTGGCAAAGTCGGGCAGGTCGGCGTCCACAATACGCAGTTTTTGCGGGCCGTCCATGCGATAGCGGTTGGGTTGCGTTTGAATCAACTTGATCAATGCCATCGGATCGATGTCAGGCTTTTCAACAAATTGAACGCGTCCGCCGTTTTCGCCCAACACCAGTTTCTTGATGCCCATGCGCGTGGCTTCAAGCTTGAGCTCGGCCACGGCGAACAGATGTTTGACGGGGTCAGGTAGCAATCCGAAGCGATCGATGAGCTCGATCTGCAAATCACGCAAGGCGGATTCGGTGCGCGCGGCACTGATGCGCTTGTACAAGGTCAGCCGCGTGTGCACGTCCGGCAAGTAGTCGTCCGGAATCAACGCCGGCACATGCAGTTCGACCTCGGCACCGCGCGCCGCGTCAGCGTCGTATTCCGGCAATTTGCCTTCCTTGATGCTGCGAACGGCACGCTCAAGAAGTTCCGTATACAGGCTGAAACCGACTTCGGTCATTTGACCGCTCTGGTCTTCACCGAGTAATTCGCCTGCACCGCGAATCTCAAGATCATGGGTCGCAAGCAGGAAGCCTGCGCCCAGTTCGTCCATCGAGCTGATCGCTTCCAACCGCTTGCGCGCATCAGACGTGATGGAACGGTCGTCGGGGATCAACAAATAGGCATAGGCGCGATGATGCGAACGGCCGACGCGCCCGCGCAGTTGGTGCAATTGCGCCAGGCCGAACATGTCCGCGCGATTGATGATCATCGTGTTGGCATTCGGAATGTCGATGCCAGACTCAACGATAGTGGAACACAGCAAAACGTTCACACGTTGCTTCTGGAAGTCGAGCATCACTTGCTCGAGCTCGCGTTCGGGCATCTGGCCGTGCGCGACACCGATGCGTGCTTCCGGAATCAGTTCTTCGAGTGTTGTCTTCATGCGCTCGATGCTGTCCAGATCGTTATGCAGGAAGTACACCTGACCCCCGCGACCAAGCTCACGCTGGAACGCTTCTCTGAGCAACGCTGTATCCCACGGGGCCACAAAGGTTTGCACGGCGAGGCGATTGGTCGGGGCAGTGGCGATGATGGACAAGTCGCGCAAGCCGGCCATGGCCATGTTCAAGGTGCGCGGAATCGGCGTGGCGGTCAGCGTCAGCAGATGGACGTTTGCGCGCAAAGCTTTGAGGGCCTCTTTTTGACGCACGCCGAAGCGTTGCTCTTCATCCACGATCACCAGCCCCAAGTCCTTGAAGCGGATATCGGGGCTCAGCAATTTGTGGGTGCCGACAATAACGTCGATGTCGCCGCGCTCCAGCCGTTCCAACGCGAGTTTGGTTTCCTTGGCGGTTTTGAAGCGCGAAAGCACTTCGACTTTCAGCGGCCAATCGGCGAAACGATCGCGGAAGTTGCGGTAATGCTGTTCTGCAAGCAGGGTCGTGGGTACCAGCACTGCCACCTGTTTGCCGGCGGATGCCGCGGCAAATGCCGCGCGCACAGCGACCTCGGTTTTGCCAAACCCAACGTCGCCGCAGACCACCCGGTCCATCGGTTGGGAAGAGGCGAGATCCCGCAACACTGACTCGATTGCCGCGTATTGGTCAGGGGTTTCCTCGAAGGGGAAACTGGCGGCGAAAGGCTCGTACAAAGCGCGATCGGTTTCCAGTGAGATCCCTGCGCGTGCCTGACGTCTGGCTTGGATATCCAAAAGCTCTGCGGCGACGTCGCGGACTTTTTCGGCGGCCTTCTGCTTGGCTTTGGTCCAACGCTCGCCACCCAGCGAATGCAGCGGCGCGGTTTCCGGCGATGCGCCGGAATAGCGTGACACCAAATCCAATTGCGACACCGGCACATACAAGCGGTCGCCTTTCGCATATTCGATGTCGAGGTATTCGCCTTTTTCGCCATCGGTGACCAGCGTGATCAGTCCGCGATAGCGGCCGACACCGTGGTCTTCGTGAACGATCGGCGCACCTTCCGTGAGTTCACCCAGATCGCGAATGATCGCTTCCGGTTCGCGCGCGGCTTTGCGCGAGCGCCGCACATGTGCCGCGCGTTCGGGGAAGAATTGTTGCTCGGTCAGTACGGCGACGAGCGGATCGTCAAGCGCGAAACCATCCGATAGCGGGGCAACACAAATGCTGATGTGCTTGGGTTGTACGGCATCACCCAGAGCAAGCGTCGTGCGAATATCCGGTGCGATTCCGGCGGCACGGAACACGTCGAGCAATGCCTCGCGGCGGCCGGCGGATTCCGCCGCAATGCGGATTTCGCCGGGATACGCGGCGGCAAATTGCTTGAAGGCTGCGGCAGGGGTCTCGGAATGGCTGGCTAACGGCAATGGCGGAACCGGTTGGACTCCCAACGGCGTGGCGTCAGCAAAACGCGGATGCGCGCTCCCGCACACCTCCACCCGGAGGCCCTGATTCAAACGTTCGCGCAACTGATCGGGCGTCAGATACAGCTCGGCCGGCGGCAGAATCGGCCGCTCGGGATCATAGCGGCGTTGTTCGTAGCGATTACCGGTCTGTTGCCAGAATCGATCCAAATTCGCGCCGATGTCTTCGCACAACACCGGCAAGGTGCTGGCGGGCAAATAGTCAAACAGCGTCGACGTTTTCGAATTGCCCGACGCATCGGTGAAGAACAAAGGCAGCCAAGCTTCGATGCCCGCGGGCAGCAAGCCTGACTTCAAATCTTTGTAAAGCGCGCTTTGGCGCGTATCGATCTCGAAGCGGTCACGCAAAATACGCATGACGTTCTCGAAAGGTTGGTCACCGACCGGGACTTCACGACCGGGCAATAGGCGAACGTGTTCGACATGGTCCTGCGAACGCTGTGTCTCAGGGTCGAATGCCCTGAGTGTGTCGATCTCGTCGTCGAACAATTCGATCCGGTAAGGCGTGACCGTACCCATAGGGAAAACGTCAAGTAAACCGCCGCGCACTGCAAAATCACCGGGGTCGAGTACTTGTGGGACGTTTCGATAGCCGGCCGATTCCAGTCGACGCTTCTCGGCATCGAGATCGAGTTTTTCGCCACGAGCGTAATTGAAACTCCCGCCGACAATGTGGGCGAGGGGGGCGAGCCGCTGTACCAGTGTTTGCACCGGAACAACCACCACGCCTTTGTGGATCTGTGGCAACCGGTGCAAGGTTGCCAGGCGTTGCGAGGTGATTTCAGGATGCGGACTGAAACTGTCGTAGGGCAGAGTTTCCCAGTCGGGAAACGGCAAGATATCCAAGCCGGAATCGCTGCCTGCCAGTACGCGCAAATCGTTTTCGAGTTGGTGCGCCTGTTGATTGTCCGGCGTCACGGCCAGCAACGGCCCCTCATGTGCGATGGCCGCACGAAGAATGGCCCAAGCGAGTCCGCTGGGAGTGCCGGGCGCACGCCACCACGCGCGCTGCTGACCAGCGCGCGGAAGCGGTGGGGAACTCGAAGCCTTGGAACTCATGTGAACGCGCATTTTAGCGGACG encodes:
- the mfd gene encoding transcription-repair coupling factor codes for the protein MSSKASSSPPLPRAGQQRAWWRAPGTPSGLAWAILRAAIAHEGPLLAVTPDNQQAHQLENDLRVLAGSDSGLDILPFPDWETLPYDSFSPHPEITSQRLATLHRLPQIHKGVVVVPVQTLVQRLAPLAHIVGGSFNYARGEKLDLDAEKRRLESAGYRNVPQVLDPGDFAVRGGLLDVFPMGTVTPYRIELFDDEIDTLRAFDPETQRSQDHVEHVRLLPGREVPVGDQPFENVMRILRDRFEIDTRQSALYKDLKSGLLPAGIEAWLPLFFTDASGNSKTSTLFDYLPASTLPVLCEDIGANLDRFWQQTGNRYEQRRYDPERPILPPAELYLTPDQLRERLNQGLRVEVCGSAHPRFADATPLGVQPVPPLPLASHSETPAAAFKQFAAAYPGEIRIAAESAGRREALLDVFRAAGIAPDIRTTLALGDAVQPKHISICVAPLSDGFALDDPLVAVLTEQQFFPERAAHVRRSRKAAREPEAIIRDLGELTEGAPIVHEDHGVGRYRGLITLVTDGEKGEYLDIEYAKGDRLYVPVSQLDLVSRYSGASPETAPLHSLGGERWTKAKQKAAEKVRDVAAELLDIQARRQARAGISLETDRALYEPFAASFPFEETPDQYAAIESVLRDLASSQPMDRVVCGDVGFGKTEVAVRAAFAAASAGKQVAVLVPTTLLAEQHYRNFRDRFADWPLKVEVLSRFKTAKETKLALERLERGDIDVIVGTHKLLSPDIRFKDLGLVIVDEEQRFGVRQKEALKALRANVHLLTLTATPIPRTLNMAMAGLRDLSIIATAPTNRLAVQTFVAPWDTALLREAFQRELGRGGQVYFLHNDLDSIERMKTTLEELIPEARIGVAHGQMPERELEQVMLDFQKQRVNVLLCSTIVESGIDIPNANTMIINRADMFGLAQLHQLRGRVGRSHHRAYAYLLIPDDRSITSDARKRLEAISSMDELGAGFLLATHDLEIRGAGELLGEDQSGQMTEVGFSLYTELLERAVRSIKEGKLPEYDADAARGAEVELHVPALIPDDYLPDVHTRLTLYKRISAARTESALRDLQIELIDRFGLLPDPVKHLFAVAELKLEATRMGIKKLVLGENGGRVQFVEKPDIDPMALIKLIQTQPNRYRMDGPQKLRIVDADLPDFASRMKQAQGLLTLLRIS
- a CDS encoding CopD family protein, translated to MATSYLLIKTAHLVFVIAFMSCVFYLPRILVNIAEAGDAPAVRERLVLMGRRLYRFGHHMFGIMVLLGLWLWFGYKIQGGWLHAKLVLVAVMLAYFIWAGRLVKRAASGGALPSAKTLRWINELPVLILVGIVWLVLAKPF
- a CDS encoding dicarboxylate/amino acid:cation symporter gives rise to the protein MAWWFRIPFWQRVVAGFVLGMLAGWAFGENAVTWFGPLGDVYVNLIKMIAIPLVFFAVVSAVSSLHGQKSIAALGGRTFLWFAITAVLAVTVGLVFGWILKPGVGVDVASLQVAADYKPKNVPGPLQVLLNLVPENPFRAMAALGSGKTADGQSIIVPSNFTVLQVIFFAGLIGFAFVKLGAKTAGVRDIFKQSSEVMIQVTRFVLEFTPIGTFGLIAALVGGYGFEQLIPLGKFVIALYAACAFHIVFVYTGLLIAHGLNPWKFFKGAAPAMQVAFVASSSFAALPMSLRSATDNLGVNKDYASFAVPLGASIKMDGCGAIYPALSAVFIAQYMGIDLSPGQYFIIALASVLGSFGTAGVPGTAVIMATVVLSSAGLPLHAIGILYAIDRILDMMRTMTNVTGQVLIPVLVAKETGLLDQAVYDSAHVHVGMEEQEGA
- a CDS encoding alkaline phosphatase — its product is MNLLKPITLACLSTLLGACATTATSGTASTGAAVEIAVPVIERPAGESAAWWFNNGAAEAARLGASRGKAKNLILFIGDGMSLTTVAAARIFEGQRKGGSGEENRLSWENWSNTGLSRTYNTDSQTPDSAGTMSAMATGAKTRLGVLSIGQSAARGDCSAARKAPLLTLWELAAASGLATGVVTTTRVTHATPGATFSHSADRNWEDDTDLKGDAREAGCVDIARQMVETDFGNGPDVLMGGGRAQFMPAQQTDPEYDDKVGARLDGRDLIAEWKARHPDGNFVWNEKQLQDAPKTGALLALFEPSHMQYEHDRKQDGAGEPSLAEMTRAAITRLKNNPNGFVLLVEGGRIDHANHAGNAYRALSDTVALSDAVWAAQAMSDPEDTLMIVTADHSHSLSFVGYPTRGNPILGKVKGGSGEGGDPAQFARDATGLTYTTLVYANGPGNVGATDQQPEGPKKFEHYASGYQRPVAARPNLESVNTEDPDYMQEALVPMSAETHGGDDVGVWAWGAQASAVRGNIEENTIFHLLLQANPRLRAALCAKTACVQGVPVALPDPKVFETPVKR
- a CDS encoding DksA/TraR family C4-type zinc finger protein; protein product: MATGWAGDGAVQDQIDATVKDAIKRARQQLPTGPGLEHCESCDAPIPEARRKAIPGVRLCVPCQETVDLENATDGGYNRRGSKDSQLR
- a CDS encoding 3-hydroxybutyrate dehydrogenase; translated protein: MNTSLKDKVCVVTGAASGIGKRIAEVYAAAGARVAIADLKIEAAEATAQEIRTAGGEALAVAMDVTQEQEVIDGIAKVVAQWKKVDVLVSNAGIQIINKITDFAFDDWKKMLAIHCDGAFLTARECMRDMERRKAGGAIIMMGSVHSHEASPLKAPYVTAKHGLLGLARVIAKEGGKLGIRSNVICPGFVRTPLVDKQIPEQAKELGISEEEVIKNVMLKETVDGEFTTVDDVANVALFLAAFETNALTGQSIIVSHGWHIN
- a CDS encoding DUF3734 domain-containing protein, whose amino-acid sequence is MAGTSTKHEERLQRIRAAAADYPTIALVLQGGGALGAYQCGVYEGLAEAGVMPNWLAGISIGAINAAIIAGNPAEERIPQLRRFWEQVSQPGEALAMPATYIRSLLSAMPQTDFTHAWAAALSAGAAMLNGQSGFFESRPISPFLSLSGGEAATSFYDTSSLKLTLERCVDFDRINHKDSCRLTVGAAEVTTGNFRYFDSRKTRMTPEHIMASGALPPAFPAIEIDGVAYWDGGLISNTPLEYVLDLWPREDTLALQVDLWSARGPMPTTMLEVLERQKDIQYSSRTRHGTDMVARTQHLRTALGDLIQRLPDRKVPDELKDALAPWLDDRVFNIVHFIYQAKSHEENFKDYAFGRFAMHEHWESGLRDTRMTLEHPEFLKLPDRRKGYAVHDVHRMAEQPQVKLV
- a CDS encoding class I SAM-dependent DNA methyltransferase; translation: MRKSPKIYDKKYFDRWYRKSDIGARAEVARLVALAVAMAEYHLERPLRSVLDIGCGEAPWQPIVKRLRPKADYLGFDASEYAVQTFGARRNIHFARFGDFELLRPCPPADLVVCSDVLHYLTPREIDRGLPGLVELTGGILCLPTFVRGDAVEGDFHDFYQRPAAFYTRRLTALGMQSLGAHCWIHADHPLTGLEKR
- a CDS encoding polyhydroxyalkanoate depolymerase, with protein sequence MFYQLNEYTRAWLQPWTFLADAGAQMYSSQGSWMSQLPWADRTAAGFELFHRLAKDYEKPRFDIDRVEVNGRECAVLQRTVASKPFCKLEHFNRLSDDAQTVERLMNSPNVLLVAPLSGHHATLLRDTVRSLLQDHNVFITDWVDARMVPVGEGEFSLDDYVKYVEEFIRVIGADDLHVISVCQPTVPTLAAVSLMAARGEDTPNSLIMMGGPIDTRRSPTSVNNLATRHPFSWFEQNVIHVVPANYPGAGRRVYPGFLQHMGFIAMNPERHAVSHWDFYRDLVKGDMETAQAHRRFYDEYNAVLDMPAEYYLDCIRIVFQEHLLPRGQWHVAGERVDPAKISSAIMTIEGELDDISGVGQTSAAHDLCTNVAEKDREKLVVEGAGHYGIFSGRRWRTQVYPQVRDFIARERN